The Acidicapsa ligni genome has a window encoding:
- a CDS encoding alpha-L-fucosidase encodes MSAQQKNRRDFLQLALAASSLPLFPRFAFGTGIEDERTSWYREAKFGMFIHWGPYSLASVEASWPIMRPKPDGISEADYRALPARFNPTKFDPDAWIDLARTAGQQYMVFTSKHHDGFCMFDSSYTDYKITKTPYGKDIVKQLSDACAARDMRLGLYYSPPDLHHPDFRDTSKLAATNWNGEPERPEWPTYLEYMQLQLTELLSKYGPVVLIWFDGLYHQEKYDGQRFIKLIRSLQSGTLVNDRIGVPGDYVTPEQFIPKSIPIKQAHFFATDQNVEKELKIGIPRPEDFQLWETCMTINNTWAYNMHDHDYKSSQTLIRGLVEVASRGGNFLLNVGPQPDGQIQPEFQERLRAIGDWMAVNSDSIYGTTYGPVQGVNGIRTTAKHDKVYVSIFDWPSTPLDIPGLKKKVISAHLLATGQPLKFKQTETGVQIDLPAQAPDVNASVVALRTL; translated from the coding sequence ATGAGCGCTCAACAGAAAAACCGCCGTGACTTTCTTCAGCTTGCACTTGCAGCATCTTCGCTTCCGCTTTTTCCGAGATTTGCATTCGGAACGGGGATTGAGGACGAGCGCACCTCATGGTATCGTGAGGCTAAATTCGGCATGTTTATTCATTGGGGTCCATATTCTCTCGCCAGCGTCGAAGCTTCGTGGCCTATCATGCGCCCCAAACCCGACGGCATTAGCGAAGCGGATTATCGCGCGCTCCCCGCACGCTTCAACCCAACGAAGTTTGATCCCGATGCATGGATAGACCTTGCCCGCACTGCTGGCCAACAATACATGGTCTTCACATCGAAACACCATGACGGCTTCTGCATGTTCGATTCTTCTTACACCGACTACAAGATCACGAAGACACCATACGGAAAAGATATTGTGAAACAGCTATCCGACGCATGTGCTGCAAGAGACATGCGTCTCGGCCTCTATTACTCGCCGCCCGACTTACATCACCCCGACTTCCGCGATACATCAAAGCTCGCCGCGACTAACTGGAACGGCGAACCGGAGCGCCCCGAATGGCCCACATATCTCGAATACATGCAGCTTCAACTAACGGAATTGCTTTCGAAATATGGCCCGGTAGTTCTTATCTGGTTCGACGGACTGTACCATCAGGAAAAATACGATGGCCAGCGATTCATAAAACTAATCCGCTCGCTCCAGTCGGGCACACTCGTAAATGATCGCATTGGTGTGCCAGGCGACTATGTAACTCCAGAGCAATTTATTCCGAAGTCAATTCCCATCAAGCAAGCTCATTTCTTTGCCACCGATCAAAACGTTGAAAAAGAGTTGAAGATCGGAATACCTCGCCCCGAAGACTTCCAGTTGTGGGAGACCTGCATGACCATCAACAACACCTGGGCCTACAACATGCACGACCATGACTATAAGTCGTCGCAAACATTGATCCGCGGTCTCGTTGAAGTGGCCAGTCGCGGAGGAAATTTTCTGCTCAACGTCGGACCGCAGCCCGATGGACAAATTCAACCCGAGTTCCAGGAACGGTTGCGTGCCATAGGTGATTGGATGGCTGTCAATAGCGACTCAATTTATGGCACCACCTATGGACCTGTCCAGGGCGTCAACGGCATTCGAACGACAGCGAAGCACGACAAAGTTTATGTCAGCATCTTCGATTGGCCATCCACTCCATTGGATATTCCAGGGTTGAAGAAGAAAGTGATCTCCGCTCATCTGCTGGCCACCGGCCAGCCACTGAAATTCAAACAGACAGAAACTGGAGTTCAGATCGATCTCCCTGCTCAGGCACCCGACGTGAATGCAAGTGTCGTCGCACTCAGAACGCTGTAA
- a CDS encoding TonB-dependent receptor gives MEKETRTTRNSSLHRQWLKNAWLLSFLTCFFLLTMDGFAQSTASVNGVVRDPAGAAVPNASVKLHNLDTNVDRTTLSNNDGAYVIVSIIPGNYRLEATSSGFDTRQIPSFTLAVGQTATFDFALQVGMQNTVVTVQGATPQLDVTSSNLGTVMATKQVNDLPLNGRNFTQLLELTPGVVPINTGQSNGGGFAGPPAVQGSSFTFPAINGQTNRSNFYLTDGLVNYGSILSTYAVPPIVDAIQEFKIVSHTDSAEAGSVLGGVVNVVTKSGTNSLHGTLWEYIRNDAFDASLPLTQTNPPFRQNQFGASAGGPVVFPKLYNGRNKTFFFGAYQGLRYTQPNDNLLLVPTEAQLSGDESASASNIYNPFSTRPDPANPGRYIRDIFPGKQIPSNLIDPAMVAYAQFVFPKAGATIAGTLDNAIDSTPVVQTQNEWTARVDQTFGASNSAWFRYSFINSTTTQSGGVPGLPSTTAIPARNWGGSYVHTFGPSLIVQIDAAHTTVQHNETTHFATPSTNIFTQVGFSTGFAGSFNAANGGNLLPDPGISGYADGGESVQNTPKATDSTQISGTVTKILGDHELHFGGGYISNSFASPIAYANLGFQAQQTGNPEDSSQVGDSLSSFLLDVPNSANRRNVSETTRPGGVLSAFVQDTWKASPKLTFNIGLRYDLTFIPPYGTDATIGKNGGIETGDMDFSNGTYVLQKLPPSCAQRGFAPCIPGDGTLPAHVVLDPRGKIAHDTFTNFGPRFGFAYRFDEKTVVRGGFGIVYDNWAAISQMAQNIEGSWPDIGQLINNSLNIPSTASATPTATAQNPFAGSTSGLFPAPTPFQQVQWFYDPHIKNAYSEQWTLGIERQLGTSTTIGLNYVGSVSRRNDVGGYYNTALTPGPGDAQARALYPYIAPTFYDRSIGSSNYHAMQFQLNKRFSNGFSYQVAYTWSKDINVGGDGWFGVEGTVPQDPYNPSGFGSRSVSGTDLTNVLSVNTLYQVPVGKGRMFSTGNRLFDYVLGNWQINNIFVAHTGQVFTPVTSSDIANTGNGTTYETLDVIGDPNKITKRTSHEYFNKAAYVTPDAYTYGTAGRNSLRTQNFWELDGSVFRQFPIHDSLSFEFRAEGFNLMNNVVLGTPDANINDGGNFGTVNNTANKPRILQFAGKIIF, from the coding sequence ATGGAAAAAGAGACGCGTACGACGAGAAATTCAAGCTTGCACCGGCAATGGTTGAAGAATGCCTGGTTACTAAGCTTCCTCACATGTTTTTTCCTGCTTACTATGGATGGTTTTGCCCAGTCCACGGCATCTGTGAACGGCGTAGTCCGAGATCCGGCAGGCGCGGCAGTTCCCAACGCCAGCGTAAAGTTGCATAACCTGGACACGAACGTTGATCGCACCACGCTATCGAACAATGACGGTGCCTACGTGATCGTGAGTATCATTCCAGGAAACTACAGGCTGGAAGCTACCTCAAGCGGTTTTGATACGCGGCAGATACCGTCTTTCACTCTTGCCGTAGGTCAGACGGCTACATTTGACTTTGCTCTTCAGGTGGGCATGCAGAATACCGTTGTGACGGTACAGGGGGCGACCCCTCAGTTGGATGTAACCAGTTCTAACCTAGGCACCGTCATGGCCACGAAGCAGGTCAATGATTTGCCTTTGAATGGACGCAACTTTACCCAGCTGCTGGAACTTACACCAGGCGTAGTTCCTATCAACACCGGTCAGAGCAACGGCGGTGGGTTTGCTGGTCCTCCGGCAGTGCAGGGATCCTCTTTCACATTTCCTGCAATCAATGGTCAGACGAATCGCAGTAATTTCTATCTAACTGACGGACTCGTAAACTACGGAAGCATTCTTAGTACGTATGCCGTGCCACCAATCGTCGATGCGATACAGGAATTCAAGATTGTTTCGCATACGGATAGTGCTGAGGCCGGCTCCGTGCTGGGCGGTGTCGTGAATGTCGTAACCAAGTCCGGTACGAATTCTCTTCATGGCACGTTGTGGGAATACATACGCAACGATGCTTTCGACGCCAGCTTGCCACTTACTCAGACTAACCCTCCTTTTCGTCAAAATCAGTTCGGCGCTTCTGCTGGTGGTCCTGTTGTGTTTCCCAAGCTGTACAACGGCCGAAATAAGACATTCTTTTTCGGCGCATATCAGGGCCTGCGTTATACACAGCCCAATGACAATCTACTGCTCGTTCCTACTGAGGCTCAGCTATCCGGAGATGAGAGTGCTTCGGCCTCTAATATTTACAACCCTTTTTCTACTCGCCCCGATCCAGCTAACCCAGGGCGATATATTCGCGATATTTTTCCTGGCAAACAGATTCCGAGCAACCTGATCGATCCGGCGATGGTGGCCTACGCTCAGTTTGTCTTTCCGAAAGCTGGAGCGACCATCGCAGGCACCCTGGATAATGCGATTGATAGTACCCCTGTGGTGCAGACGCAAAATGAGTGGACTGCGAGAGTCGATCAAACTTTCGGTGCGAGCAACTCGGCATGGTTCCGCTACAGCTTTATCAACTCCACGACTACGCAGTCCGGCGGTGTTCCGGGCTTGCCTAGCACCACCGCGATTCCAGCTCGTAACTGGGGTGGAAGTTATGTGCATACCTTTGGCCCGAGCCTGATCGTTCAAATCGATGCTGCGCACACAACAGTCCAGCATAATGAGACAACGCACTTTGCTACACCTTCGACTAATATCTTTACCCAAGTGGGATTTTCCACGGGTTTTGCTGGCTCTTTCAACGCAGCGAATGGAGGCAATCTGCTTCCTGATCCTGGGATTTCCGGGTATGCCGATGGTGGAGAAAGTGTTCAGAATACTCCAAAAGCAACTGACAGTACGCAAATCAGCGGCACGGTTACCAAGATCCTTGGAGATCATGAATTGCACTTCGGAGGCGGTTACATCAGCAACTCCTTCGCAAGTCCGATTGCATATGCCAATCTAGGTTTTCAGGCGCAGCAAACGGGAAATCCAGAAGACTCCAGCCAAGTAGGCGATTCGCTTAGTTCCTTTCTTCTTGATGTTCCCAACAGCGCAAATCGTCGTAATGTGAGTGAAACGACGCGTCCAGGAGGAGTGCTCAGTGCGTTTGTTCAGGACACGTGGAAGGCATCACCAAAATTGACGTTCAACATCGGTCTGCGCTACGATCTGACCTTCATTCCTCCCTATGGTACCGATGCCACAATAGGCAAAAATGGCGGCATCGAAACCGGAGATATGGACTTTAGCAATGGCACATATGTGCTGCAGAAGCTTCCACCATCGTGCGCTCAGCGAGGCTTCGCACCTTGTATCCCCGGTGATGGTACGTTGCCCGCTCACGTTGTCCTGGATCCACGCGGCAAGATCGCACACGACACATTCACTAACTTCGGCCCACGCTTTGGGTTTGCCTATCGCTTCGACGAAAAAACAGTTGTTCGCGGCGGCTTTGGAATTGTTTATGACAACTGGGCCGCGATCAGCCAGATGGCGCAGAACATTGAGGGCTCATGGCCTGATATCGGCCAGCTCATCAACAACAGCCTGAATATTCCTAGCACCGCTTCAGCGACGCCGACGGCAACTGCGCAAAATCCCTTTGCAGGTAGTACGAGCGGGCTTTTCCCAGCTCCGACGCCCTTCCAGCAGGTGCAATGGTTCTACGATCCGCACATCAAGAACGCGTACTCTGAACAATGGACTCTTGGTATTGAACGCCAGCTGGGTACATCAACCACCATTGGACTGAATTATGTCGGTTCAGTTTCCCGTAGAAATGATGTTGGCGGGTACTATAACACCGCTCTTACTCCCGGACCGGGAGATGCTCAGGCGCGAGCCTTGTATCCGTACATAGCTCCGACGTTCTATGACCGCAGCATCGGTTCTTCCAACTATCATGCCATGCAGTTCCAGTTAAACAAGCGCTTCAGCAATGGATTTTCGTACCAGGTAGCATATACATGGTCGAAAGATATCAATGTAGGCGGCGATGGATGGTTTGGTGTTGAGGGAACTGTCCCGCAGGATCCTTACAACCCATCCGGTTTCGGGAGCCGCTCGGTATCTGGAACGGATCTTACCAATGTTCTATCGGTCAATACTCTCTATCAAGTTCCCGTTGGTAAGGGGAGGATGTTCTCGACAGGGAATCGACTCTTCGATTACGTCCTGGGCAATTGGCAGATAAATAACATCTTTGTAGCTCATACTGGCCAGGTCTTTACTCCAGTTACCAGTAGCGATATTGCCAACACCGGCAATGGAACTACTTACGAAACATTGGACGTGATCGGAGATCCCAACAAAATAACTAAGCGGACAAGCCACGAGTACTTCAATAAGGCTGCTTACGTAACTCCTGACGCATATACGTACGGAACAGCGGGAAGAAACTCTCTTAGAACTCAGAATTTTTGGGAATTGGATGGGTCTGTATTCAGGCAATTTCCTATCCACGATTCGTTGAGTTTTGAATTTCGTGCGGAAGGCTTTAATCTCATGAACAACGTCGTCCTCGGTACGCCGGATGCGAACATCAATGACGGCGGTAACTTTGGTACAGTCAACAACACCGCTAACAAACCACGCATACTGCAATTTGCCGGAAAGATCATCTTCTAG
- a CDS encoding tetratricopeptide repeat protein, whose product MRTHPSAAAWNALGAWFGGQNQLSCAVGAFESAVRLAPDSWESHYDLGLTFLNEGHAEQAAQEFRKALRLKPGTTQIHAALGAALNQLHQTDAAIAEFRIVLRADPKSIAALDGLSKALIVEKKYSEAAALLKNAPAEEALQIDLAAAYSGQGNTSGAVQVLSSVLARDPGNIQAQINLGLVYAAASRYNDAETALRKAALLSPDNPSVLTPLAMVLSRLDRKEEAITYLRKVSDLDPSSADAHLNLGIAIADEVHMEEALKEFLEAVRLAPNSAVAHYNEGRLLLDMQRNEEAKSELHASLHLDPNLTGAWYLLGLTAMQAEADDEATEYFHKVIALDPKNAEAHYMLGRVMFNKDDTAGAIAEWRKTLDIEPHYGEALYNLARALVKIDPQESKLLETRFEKMKAQQHIMDRAQMLGNFAVASANAHDWPHAISQLKEALAACKECDALSRLHKDLGLIYCRSGDFRNGRAELLAAQKLSPDDEEIRKSLQLLPPE is encoded by the coding sequence GTGCGTACTCATCCATCGGCTGCTGCATGGAATGCTCTTGGCGCCTGGTTTGGTGGCCAGAATCAGCTATCGTGCGCAGTCGGCGCTTTTGAATCTGCCGTGCGTCTTGCGCCTGACTCATGGGAGAGCCATTATGATCTCGGATTGACCTTTCTCAATGAAGGGCATGCAGAGCAGGCCGCGCAGGAGTTCAGAAAAGCATTGCGGCTCAAGCCAGGAACTACTCAGATACACGCTGCTCTCGGAGCGGCATTGAATCAGCTTCACCAGACCGATGCTGCGATCGCGGAGTTCAGGATTGTTCTGCGTGCCGATCCAAAATCAATCGCAGCTCTGGATGGTCTATCAAAAGCTCTCATCGTCGAAAAGAAATATTCGGAAGCCGCCGCTCTGCTAAAGAACGCTCCCGCTGAGGAGGCGCTGCAGATCGATCTGGCGGCTGCATATTCAGGGCAGGGAAATACGAGTGGAGCGGTTCAAGTGCTGTCCAGCGTATTGGCCAGAGATCCGGGGAATATACAGGCCCAGATAAATCTAGGCCTTGTCTATGCAGCTGCGTCACGCTATAACGACGCGGAGACTGCCTTGCGCAAGGCAGCTCTGCTTAGTCCAGATAACCCCTCCGTGCTGACGCCTCTGGCTATGGTTCTCTCTCGCCTCGACCGTAAGGAAGAGGCCATTACTTATCTGCGCAAGGTCAGCGATCTTGACCCATCTTCCGCGGACGCGCATCTGAATCTTGGCATTGCCATTGCAGACGAAGTTCATATGGAGGAGGCGCTCAAGGAGTTTCTTGAAGCAGTTCGCCTTGCCCCGAACAGTGCGGTGGCGCACTACAACGAGGGGCGGCTGCTACTGGATATGCAACGCAATGAGGAAGCCAAATCTGAATTGCATGCAAGCTTGCATCTCGATCCCAATTTGACTGGAGCATGGTATCTCCTCGGCCTTACTGCGATGCAGGCGGAGGCAGATGACGAGGCAACGGAGTACTTTCACAAGGTTATTGCACTTGATCCTAAGAATGCCGAGGCTCACTATATGCTCGGCCGCGTGATGTTCAATAAGGACGATACTGCTGGAGCCATTGCGGAATGGCGCAAGACTCTCGATATCGAACCTCACTATGGCGAGGCTTTATACAACCTGGCACGAGCCCTCGTAAAAATAGATCCGCAGGAATCGAAGCTTTTGGAAACTCGTTTTGAGAAGATGAAAGCACAGCAGCACATCATGGATCGAGCCCAGATGCTCGGCAACTTTGCAGTGGCCTCTGCCAACGCTCATGATTGGCCGCATGCGATTTCGCAACTCAAGGAAGCGCTTGCTGCCTGTAAAGAATGTGACGCGCTATCCCGGCTGCACAAAGATCTTGGCTTGATCTACTGCCGTTCCGGTGATTTTCGCAATGGCCGTGCAGAGCTTCTCGCTGCGCAAAAGTTATCCCCGGATGATGAAGAGATCAGAAAATCATTGCAACTTCTACCGCCCGAGTAG